A part of Corynebacterium mustelae genomic DNA contains:
- a CDS encoding 5-(carboxyamino)imidazole ribonucleotide synthase, with translation MQPSNPQPLAAKHPAHAPGMPVVCVIGDGQLARMMHTEAIELGLSLRVLAGATDSAAAQVAADVVVGDYTSFADLNRAAAGAAVVTFDHEHVPTDHLHTLCESGVNVQPGPTALVHAQDKLVMRQKLSDIGAPVPQFAAINTVDDAENFWDRVKGQVCLKARRGGYDGKGVWFPQSKAELIDLCTTLFDAGTPLMAEQKVALRRELSAMVARRPSGEIQPWPVVESVQTNGVCTLAIAPAPGLDAKTQSEIQKLAALVATELQVTGALAVELFETSDELGRNRILVNELAMRPHNTGHWTQDGCVTSQFEQHLRAVMDWPLGSVAETAPVTVMANTLGADIDPAMPMPERMHQVWQKLPHAKIHLYGKPHRPGRKLGHVNVSGTDWDKTREEAEAAAHFIVHATWPDGYTDENIGG, from the coding sequence ATGCAGCCCAGTAACCCCCAGCCTTTGGCGGCGAAGCATCCTGCGCATGCACCTGGGATGCCTGTTGTCTGCGTGATCGGTGACGGCCAGTTGGCGCGGATGATGCACACCGAAGCGATTGAACTTGGGCTTTCGCTGCGGGTATTGGCAGGAGCAACCGACTCCGCCGCCGCCCAAGTTGCCGCCGATGTTGTGGTGGGGGATTACACGAGCTTTGCCGACCTTAACCGCGCTGCAGCCGGTGCCGCTGTAGTGACTTTCGACCACGAACATGTCCCTACCGATCACCTCCACACGTTGTGTGAATCTGGGGTAAACGTACAACCAGGACCTACCGCGTTGGTTCATGCACAAGACAAGCTGGTGATGCGTCAAAAACTTTCGGATATTGGGGCGCCAGTACCTCAGTTTGCCGCCATCAACACTGTTGACGATGCGGAGAATTTTTGGGATCGCGTTAAAGGCCAAGTGTGCCTGAAAGCACGTCGGGGCGGTTACGACGGCAAGGGGGTGTGGTTTCCACAGTCTAAAGCCGAGCTTATCGACCTGTGCACCACGCTTTTCGACGCAGGTACGCCGCTGATGGCCGAACAGAAAGTCGCATTACGGCGCGAACTTTCCGCCATGGTGGCCCGGCGTCCATCTGGTGAGATTCAACCGTGGCCGGTTGTGGAATCGGTGCAAACCAACGGGGTGTGCACGTTAGCCATCGCACCCGCTCCTGGATTAGATGCGAAGACGCAATCAGAAATCCAAAAACTAGCGGCGCTCGTAGCCACGGAATTACAGGTCACTGGTGCGCTAGCGGTTGAACTATTTGAAACTTCCGACGAGTTGGGGCGCAACCGTATCCTTGTCAATGAACTTGCAATGCGCCCCCACAACACCGGACACTGGACCCAAGACGGTTGTGTTACCAGCCAATTTGAACAGCATTTGCGCGCAGTAATGGATTGGCCGCTTGGATCAGTCGCAGAAACCGCACCGGTGACCGTCATGGCGAATACCCTCGGTGCGGATATTGATCCGGCGATGCCCATGCCGGAAAGAATGCACCAAGTGTGGCAAAAACTGCCGCACGCAAAAATACACCTCTACGGCAAGCCGCACCGGCCCGGCAGGAAACTTGGTCACGTCAATGTTTCTGGCACCGATTGGGATAAAACTCGGGAGGAAGCAGAGGCAGCAGCGCATTTCATCGTGCACGCCACCTGGCCAGACGGATACACTGATGAAAACATCGGTGGTTAA
- the purE gene encoding 5-(carboxyamino)imidazole ribonucleotide mutase: MSALVGLIMGSDSDWPTVKPAAEILAEFGIPFEVGVVSAHRTPEKMLAYAKSAHTRGLKCIIACAGGAAHLPGMVASATPLPVIGVPRALDTLDGMDSLLSIVQMPAGVPVATVSIGGAKNAGLLAARILSAGDPELVTKMADYQENMRMEVEAKDDNLRKKLLGE; this comes from the coding sequence GTGAGCGCACTTGTCGGCCTAATTATGGGATCCGATTCTGACTGGCCAACCGTTAAACCTGCGGCAGAAATTCTTGCCGAATTTGGGATACCGTTTGAGGTTGGGGTCGTTTCTGCACACCGCACCCCGGAGAAAATGCTGGCATACGCTAAATCTGCTCATACTAGAGGTCTGAAATGCATCATTGCCTGCGCCGGTGGGGCTGCGCATCTTCCCGGTATGGTGGCTAGCGCTACGCCATTGCCTGTGATTGGAGTACCCCGGGCATTGGATACCTTAGATGGCATGGATTCTTTGCTGTCAATCGTGCAAATGCCAGCTGGAGTACCAGTCGCGACGGTATCTATTGGTGGCGCAAAAAATGCTGGGCTTTTAGCGGCGCGTATCTTGAGTGCGGGTGACCCGGAATTGGTGACCAAAATGGCAGATTATCAAGAGAACATGCGTATGGAAGTTGAAGCCAAAGACGACAACCTGCGCAAAAAACTCTTAGGCGAATAA
- a CDS encoding YdcF family protein: MTIVVLGCEVYNRRPGKILTSRLETALALANECDDLIIVSGKGESVPMYRWLVDRGIEPLRIWCEDHATSTNENLENSYAELLKAPFPPDLPMKVVTSDFHKFRTQVWAWHLGIPITVTTALTPAPFRQRAFVRELSALPHSMLRVAWRKLWRWLST; the protein is encoded by the coding sequence ATGACAATCGTGGTCTTAGGGTGCGAGGTGTACAATCGGCGCCCCGGAAAGATACTCACCAGCAGACTGGAAACCGCCCTGGCGCTGGCAAACGAGTGCGACGATCTCATCATTGTCTCTGGAAAAGGGGAATCGGTGCCAATGTATCGCTGGCTGGTGGATCGTGGCATCGAACCGCTGCGCATTTGGTGCGAGGACCACGCCACCAGCACCAATGAAAATCTGGAGAACTCCTATGCGGAATTGCTCAAGGCGCCGTTTCCTCCCGACCTGCCGATGAAGGTCGTGACCAGTGATTTTCATAAATTCCGCACCCAGGTGTGGGCGTGGCACTTAGGAATCCCAATCACCGTCACCACCGCACTGACCCCAGCGCCGTTTCGGCAGCGAGCGTTTGTTAGGGAGCTTTCCGCCCTGCCACATTCCATGCTTCGTGTGGCCTGGCGTAAACTGTGGCGCTGGTTATCCACCTAA
- the hypD gene encoding hydrogenase formation protein HypD, which translates to MKYVDEFRDPAAARTLIERIAAQAELLDTPLRLMEICGGHTHTIYRYGLENLLPDSIDLVHGPGCPVCVIPMGRVDDALWLAHQPDVILTTFGDMMRVPGTSGSLLQARAQGCDVRFVYSPLDCLKIATDNPDKHVIFFAVGFETTTPSTAVTVKAAKERGIRNFSVFSNHVTIEPPLRAIADNGHTLVDGFIGPGHVATVVGTTAFDFLADEHNLPVAVCGFEPLDILQGVAVLLEQFTSGAIAAGKAQVFNQYARVVRKTGNPQAQALLTEVFTIRDSFEWRGLGWLPNSGMALSEEYADFDAERIFSLPGKHVEDPKACECGSVLTGRIKPWQCKVFGTACTPDTPIGTCMVSPEGACAAYYNFGRIDRELTVEIVG; encoded by the coding sequence ATGAAATACGTTGATGAATTCCGCGACCCTGCCGCCGCCCGCACCCTTATTGAGCGGATTGCCGCCCAGGCGGAGCTTTTGGATACCCCGTTACGGTTGATGGAAATCTGTGGTGGGCATACCCACACCATCTATCGTTATGGATTGGAAAACCTCCTGCCCGACTCCATCGACCTGGTGCACGGCCCCGGCTGCCCGGTGTGTGTTATTCCCATGGGGCGAGTCGACGATGCGTTGTGGTTAGCGCACCAACCCGATGTAATCCTCACGACCTTCGGCGACATGATGCGGGTGCCGGGCACCTCCGGTTCGTTGTTACAGGCGCGGGCCCAAGGCTGTGACGTGCGCTTTGTTTATTCGCCGTTGGATTGTTTAAAAATCGCCACCGATAACCCAGATAAGCACGTCATTTTCTTCGCGGTGGGCTTTGAAACCACCACCCCATCAACTGCGGTGACGGTCAAGGCAGCTAAAGAGCGCGGCATTCGTAATTTCTCAGTCTTTTCCAACCATGTCACCATCGAGCCACCGTTGCGCGCCATCGCCGATAACGGACACACACTTGTCGACGGATTCATCGGCCCCGGTCACGTCGCCACCGTTGTGGGAACCACCGCCTTTGACTTCCTGGCCGACGAACACAACTTGCCGGTTGCGGTATGCGGCTTCGAACCGCTCGATATCCTCCAGGGTGTAGCGGTACTGCTTGAGCAATTCACCTCCGGCGCGATTGCTGCCGGAAAAGCCCAGGTGTTTAACCAGTACGCCCGGGTGGTGCGCAAGACGGGCAATCCGCAAGCCCAAGCGCTGTTGACGGAGGTGTTCACGATCCGCGACTCTTTCGAATGGCGTGGGCTGGGCTGGTTACCGAATTCCGGCATGGCGTTATCGGAGGAGTACGCCGATTTCGATGCGGAACGGATTTTCAGCCTGCCCGGAAAACACGTCGAAGACCCTAAGGCCTGCGAATGCGGCTCGGTCCTTACCGGACGCATCAAACCGTGGCAATGCAAGGTCTTTGGCACCGCGTGCACGCCCGATACCCCAATCGGCACCTGCATGGTCTCCCCCGAGGGTGCCTGCGCCGCCTACTATAATTTCGGCCGCATCGACCGGGAACTCACCGTCGAAATCGTCGGTTAG
- a CDS encoding HypC/HybG/HupF family hydrogenase formation chaperone, producing MCLGVPAQVVEIIDPTRATVSIDGVTRTISTDLLMADGLIEGEWVLVHVGFALSKIDEAEAETTLQQIRQLGGSTFEDEVESFKSSDI from the coding sequence ATGTGCCTTGGTGTACCAGCCCAAGTGGTGGAGATTATCGATCCCACCCGAGCCACGGTCAGCATTGACGGAGTGACCCGCACAATTTCCACCGATCTTCTCATGGCCGACGGCCTGATCGAAGGAGAATGGGTGCTAGTTCATGTCGGATTCGCGCTCAGCAAGATCGACGAAGCCGAAGCAGAAACAACGCTGCAACAAATCCGGCAGCTAGGCGGCAGCACTTTTGAGGACGAAGTGGAATCCTTCAAATCCTCGGATATTTGA